AGCGGGCTACGCCTTGAAACAGTTCTTGATAAGGCTCAGATGCCATCGCAAAAATCAGCTTTTCATCTGCACTGAAGCAACCAATCAGGCCATTGCTGGTCGTCAGGCTGGAAAGTGGCCGGGGGTTCACATCAGCAGCCGGTACATGAGCAGGCTTCCAGACCTGCCCCGGGACATAACGTGCCTTTTTCGCCCACTCGCGGGTGGGCATGCGGCTCAGTTTGCCATCGAGAAAGATAAAACACTTCGGAAGATAGTCTTCCAGGTTCCCCTCCAGCTTATTGCTGAAGCCGGTAAAAGTTCCCAGCCTCACGCAAGGCTGGGCCCAGTGTGCCTCGGAAGTCTTCTCACTCGGGTTGTGCAGTTCCAGTTGAAAATCAACTTCATCCTGCCTGGCTTCAATACGATGATTGACTACCACGCCATCCTGCAGCTCATCCCTGATTTCGATCCGCTTGCCATCCGCGCTGCGGGAAACGAGTTCACTGCGATGGCCGATCACCGTATGCTTGCCCCAATCAGCATCGGTTGAACCAGCTCGGCAATATGCTTCCAGATAGTTGATGCGAATCGCCCCGCCTGGCAGATGGCTGCCCTCAATAATCAGCCAGTTGGCTTCACGCCTGAGTGTCAGCGCAGGTTCATCAGCAATGGCGTGTTGGGCAAATAGACACATGAATACCAGTGCACAAACTAAACAGTTGGTTATTCGCATAAATCAAACCCTCGTAGGGTGCTGTCGCCGCGCTGGATCATCCCGTCATGAGCTTTCGTGCGAATCAAAGCAAGACGCATCATATGCCTTGCATAACTCTACTACTCCAGCGTCAAACCAAACATCCTCATGTCCAGGCGCAATTTGAAACCTCCATCCTACGGGCAACATCAAATACGGAATTGCACCTGGACACCAATTCTCAAGATGTTCGACATGAAGCGGACTAAAAAATGTTGGGTCGTTAGACTCTTCTCCAGCCCAAATATACCATCCACAGGTATCACCTTCTTCCCTTAGATGGACACCGTTAATTGGCAAAACACCCTCACGAACATTTTCAGAAATTCCCAATTTCAAATTTGAGGGACAAGGCATTGGCGTCACGCCGAAGCGCGTACAAACTTGAATCTGCTCTTTGAGATACTTTTGGTTCATGCTACCACCCGAATATGTTTTTCATGCGTTTCAGAGAGCCAAAAGCAAGACGCACCATAAGCCGCGCGGTCTCTGGTGCGTCTCGCTCTGATTCGCAAACGCCTGTCAACTGATGCTCTATCGCTCCACTGCACCCTACCATACTCCACCGTGCCCCCCACCCCCAACCCCTCTCCAACCAGGGGAGAGGGGAGAAGACCCATTAAATCTCCGCCAGCCGTTCCTTGGAATCGCCGAAGCTCTCCAACTTCACGCCTGCTTTCTCCATCAACGACAGATACAGGCTGCACATCTTGCGGTTCGGCTTGCCCAGGTAATCGAGAATGCGACCCGTCTTGATCTGGCCGCCGCCTTTACCCAGCACCACCACCGGCAACTGGTCATTATTATGGTGGCCCGACATCATGCTCGAGCAGAACATCAGCATGCTGTTATCAAGCAGCGTGCGTTCGCCTTCCTGCACCGCATCCAGCTTGCTGGCAATGTACGTCAGTTGCGAGGTGAAGAACTGGTTTACCCTGAGCCAGTCGGCACTGTCGGTATGCGACAGCAGATGATGGATCATGTAATCGACCTTCAGATGTGGAAACCGCAGCGAAGAATGATCGTTGTTGAGCTTCAGTGTTGTAACGCGGGTTGTATCAGTCCTGAATGCCAGCACCAGGATATCGCACATCAGCCGCATGTGCTGATCGACGTCCTGCGGAATGCCATCCGGCGGGCGAGGCATATCGGGCTTGGCCAGCGTTGGCCGCCAGCCTTGCAGACGGCCTGCTTTACCTGCTGATTCAATGCGCTGCTCCACATCGCGAACCGAAGCCAGGTATTCATCGAGCCGACGACGATCCGACTGGCTCACCGAATTACGCAAGCCGCGGGTATCTTCGATAACCGCATCGAGCACGCTCTTGTCGGCTTTGCCCACTTCATCGCGGAACAGTCGATCAAACGCGAGCGCCGGGTA
The Planctomycetia bacterium genome window above contains:
- a CDS encoding DUF1552 domain-containing protein, giving the protein MALPWLESRAVWGDDKPSHVPASLPPVRFACLFAGNGFHSREWWAKGEGKNMEFGKVLEPLLPHREKMLFLRGLFNEQALIGGIHSCQTGNLLTGAHLAPGGEIKSGISCDQLLAERTRGQTKVPSLVLGTEPPIAAIHKNYSMVYSSHISWSSATTPTPLELYPALAFDRLFRDEVGKADKSVLDAVIEDTRGLRNSVSQSDRRRLDEYLASVRDVEQRIESAGKAGRLQGWRPTLAKPDMPRPPDGIPQDVDQHMRLMCDILVLAFRTDTTRVTTLKLNNDHSSLRFPHLKVDYMIHHLLSHTDSADWLRVNQFFTSQLTYIASKLDAVQEGERTLLDNSMLMFCSSMMSGHHNNDQLPVVVLGKGGGQIKTGRILDYLGKPNRKMCSLYLSLMEKAGVKLESFGDSKERLAEI